In one Parvibaculum sp. genomic region, the following are encoded:
- a CDS encoding cold-shock protein, whose translation MATGIVKWFNGQKGYGFIQPSDGGRDVFVHISAVERAGLSTLNEGQKVNYELVTEKGKTSAANLTVE comes from the coding sequence ATGGCGACAGGTATCGTGAAGTGGTTCAACGGCCAGAAGGGTTACGGCTTCATTCAGCCGTCCGACGGCGGCCGCGATGTGTTCGTTCACATCAGCGCCGTGGAGCGCGCTGGCCTCAGCACGCTGAACGAGGGCCAGAAGGTCAACTACGAACTCGTGACTGAAAAAGGCAAGACGTCCGCCGCCAACCTGACGGTGGAGTAA
- a CDS encoding glutathione S-transferase, with protein MITVHHLNNSRSQRILWLLEELGLDYEIAGYKRDATTNLAPPELVKVHPLGKSPVITDGGVTVAESGAIVEYLIRKYGKGKFMPAENSADFVPWLHWMHYAEGSAMLPVMLTLYTMRLGDAAAPLRPRLESEIANHFGYMDKALGKNDFFVGNALTGADFQIVFVLEAARSLGLLRPFANLNRYLDAVHARPAYKRGVERGGQYDLGG; from the coding sequence ATGATCACCGTCCACCACCTCAACAATTCGCGCTCCCAGCGTATCCTCTGGCTGCTGGAGGAACTCGGCCTCGACTACGAGATTGCCGGCTACAAGCGCGACGCAACGACCAACCTCGCACCGCCCGAGCTTGTGAAGGTCCACCCGCTCGGCAAGTCGCCGGTCATCACCGATGGCGGCGTCACGGTCGCCGAATCCGGCGCCATCGTCGAGTACCTGATCCGGAAATACGGCAAAGGCAAATTCATGCCCGCCGAAAATTCGGCCGACTTCGTCCCCTGGCTCCACTGGATGCACTATGCGGAAGGCTCGGCCATGCTGCCGGTCATGCTGACGCTCTACACGATGCGTCTCGGCGACGCCGCCGCGCCCTTGCGGCCGCGCCTCGAAAGCGAGATCGCCAATCATTTCGGCTACATGGACAAGGCGCTCGGAAAGAACGATTTCTTCGTCGGCAACGCATTGACCGGCGCCGATTTCCAGATCGTCTTCGTGCTTGAGGCCGCCCGCTCGCTCGGCCTGCTGAGGCCCTTCGCCAATCTCAACCGTTATCTCGACGCGGTTCATGCCCGCCCCGCCTACAAGCGCGGCGTCGAACGCGGCGGCCAGTACGATCTGGGCGGCTAA
- a CDS encoding exopolysaccharide biosynthesis protein: MKQRRSGALRGLAQVGTRKRPNGSTLGEVLESLGDRSFGWGFVLVGLINMLPLPPGANLVLGLPAIFIAAQMALGRPALWLPDIISKRSFTRKRWRAGALKALPLARPLSRIMRMRMSGVFRGPAERPLGVLLLATSLVLCVPVPFTGWLPAISLFVAGLGLVEHDGLVVGIGASIASAAIGVAMFVVAAIWFGLNYAAQ, from the coding sequence ATGAAACAAAGAAGAAGCGGCGCGCTGCGGGGTCTCGCCCAGGTCGGCACTCGAAAGCGTCCGAACGGAAGCACGCTCGGCGAAGTTCTCGAATCGCTCGGCGATCGCAGCTTCGGCTGGGGCTTTGTACTTGTCGGTCTCATCAACATGCTGCCGCTGCCGCCGGGCGCCAATCTCGTTCTCGGCTTGCCGGCCATTTTCATCGCCGCCCAGATGGCGCTTGGCCGACCCGCATTGTGGCTGCCGGACATCATCTCGAAACGATCTTTCACCCGCAAACGCTGGCGGGCCGGCGCCTTGAAGGCGTTGCCTCTGGCGCGGCCGTTGTCGCGCATCATGCGGATGCGGATGTCCGGCGTCTTTCGCGGACCGGCGGAACGGCCGCTCGGCGTGCTGCTGCTGGCGACCTCCTTGGTTTTGTGCGTGCCGGTGCCGTTTACCGGGTGGCTGCCGGCGATTTCGCTTTTCGTCGCGGGGCTCGGTCTTGTCGAGCATGACGGACTTGTGGTCGGCATCGGGGCCAGCATTGCAAGCGCGGCAATCGGCGTGGCGATGTTCGTTGTCGCGGCGATCTGGTTCGGGCTCAACTACGCCGCGCAATAA
- a CDS encoding GIY-YIG nuclease family protein: MSKPWYLYILECAGGRLYTGIALDPEARYKAHAEGRGAKFTRSYPPVRLAMVETFASRSEALKAEYAVKKLSAAEKWKLVGKAER; this comes from the coding sequence ATGAGCAAGCCCTGGTATCTCTATATTCTGGAATGCGCCGGCGGAAGGCTCTACACCGGCATCGCGCTCGATCCGGAAGCGCGCTACAAGGCGCATGCAGAGGGCCGCGGCGCGAAGTTCACGCGCAGCTACCCGCCGGTGCGGCTCGCGATGGTCGAGACTTTCGCCAGCCGTTCCGAGGCGTTGAAGGCCGAATATGCGGTCAAGAAACTCAGCGCGGCGGAAAAATGGAAACTGGTCGGCAAGGCGGAACGATGA
- a CDS encoding SlyX family protein, with the protein MDEKALGERIDVLEARLVHREREIEELNEIVARQWQAIDDLTRRLGALGGRLQAVEERADAPAGTEPPPPHY; encoded by the coding sequence ATGGACGAGAAAGCCCTCGGTGAACGGATCGACGTTCTGGAAGCACGCCTCGTCCACCGCGAACGCGAGATCGAGGAGCTCAACGAAATCGTCGCCCGGCAATGGCAGGCAATCGACGATCTGACCCGCCGCCTCGGCGCACTGGGCGGCCGCCTGCAAGCCGTCGAGGAACGCGCCGACGCGCCGGCAGGCACCGAGCCGCCGCCGCCGCATTACTGA
- a CDS encoding RluA family pseudouridine synthase produces the protein MQPAPYAYAPPMEPLTILHRDDDILVLSKPAGLLTVPGKPLEHGDCLERRAQAADPAALLVHRLDRDTSGVVLMARNRPAQRHLGLQFERRMTRKTYVARVWGNVMGESGRVDAPIACDWPNRPKQMIDTENGRPAQTEWQVMAHETMATRMMLRPLTGRSHQLRVHMAHLGHPVLGDNFYAHEEALRAAGRLQLHALELTILHPADGRFCTFRDACPF, from the coding sequence ATGCAGCCCGCACCCTACGCCTACGCCCCGCCGATGGAGCCCCTGACGATCCTCCATCGCGACGACGACATTCTGGTCCTCTCGAAACCGGCCGGCCTGCTGACCGTTCCCGGCAAACCGCTGGAACATGGCGACTGTCTGGAGCGCCGCGCCCAGGCCGCCGACCCGGCCGCGCTGCTCGTCCACCGCCTCGACCGTGATACTTCCGGCGTCGTCCTGATGGCGCGCAACCGGCCGGCGCAGCGCCACCTCGGATTGCAGTTCGAACGGCGCATGACCCGCAAAACCTATGTCGCGCGCGTCTGGGGCAATGTCATGGGCGAAAGCGGCCGCGTCGATGCACCCATAGCCTGCGACTGGCCGAACCGTCCGAAACAGATGATCGATACTGAAAATGGCAGACCCGCACAAACAGAGTGGCAGGTCATGGCGCACGAGACGATGGCGACCCGGATGATGCTCCGTCCACTGACGGGCCGTTCGCACCAGTTGCGGGTCCACATGGCGCATCTCGGCCACCCGGTCCTCGGCGACAATTTCTATGCCCATGAAGAGGCGCTGCGGGCAGCCGGGCGGTTGCAGCTTCACGCCCTCGAACTGACCATCCTCCACCCTGCGGACGGCCGGTTTTGCACCTTCCGGGATGCCTGTCCTTTCTAG
- a CDS encoding host specificity factor TipJ family phage tail protein, which produces MKKRGRAIPASREVFPLALPGRPVEAFSGETLAAIAARARFRGPVVAYVNGRPRLRKNGGWAKRLRARDRLLFRELPAGGGGGKSLLRIALNIAIVLTAGWALGPAGLGLTGLAFSGALAGVHIGASLLLNALLPMPGPQGSGFRGADSPSPTYSLSTAQNRARLGEVKARLYGRHILVPDLDAAPYTEFSGNDQYLMQVLNCGLGDYQVEKLLLADTDLWTDSAGDTGAFEGVTLEFCPPGTPVTLFPTQVVTAAEVTGQELTGANEDGAAEAGGAWSGWFVANAPGTEANYLAFDFEWRGGAGRLTDAGGIAAVETRLRMEAQPIDAAGDPAGDAVLLKEETYSFATWTAQRISERFAVAAGRWRVRARRIDDAGHVADNRVRDTVNWTGLRAYLKGAPGSLDCYRIAVRMKAGNQLSGLSARLFKTIQTAKLPVFLGYDEGGAPLWSAPQATRKISAAAGDLLRNDEYGGELPDTRLDLDRLAALDATWEARGDTFDGVFDRRTTLWAGLADILRVGRAEPQMLGDVVTFVRDEPRETVRALFGPQNIAAGSFNLDYVFADEDTPDDVIVRFFDEATWKPAQARAQAGGGAGTKPALLDYFGIVDYEQAWREAAYQAAANRRRRVFPGFAAGLEGRLIARGDAVLVAHPLPQWGGAIEVEGWFAASRLLRLDEAPVLAEAGNWLYLRRRNARPWGPARVTAGPGPRQLVIDEDDLAALGDPSAFISTGGDRDRTMAVVGHAPASGEAGNQGAAMRAIVVSMLGGGGDRVQLALVNDDPAVYAADEGEAPPRETAAPVPLVPAKPALGPIVLSQNLGTRYAPRLAASVLPAAGAVNYVWEISYDNVSWETLKEGSNATQWQGDVETGLVWIAVTAFGQGGARTRQVAHRNLTVSEEVPGEVTAVDKTPFAQSAFVDFTLPKEADGRTEEGLRGVMARYSAASGFDPEDGGALGETVFTVRNEPATTRLLVPLIAAPTYVRVAAYNAFGEAGLNWSSEISVSPLALTAGDFSEAVQEALANAEAVGAEYVVRIADNRVVGFALTGGATVDLGFLVDKLMIAHPSIDGGTPFPAFVVEGGVVTINEAKIGVLTADKLAAALAEFGTLTALKFHSPIGPGETIDDALLAIDLEAPYIRMKLPS; this is translated from the coding sequence GTGAAAAAAAGAGGGCGCGCCATTCCGGCATCGCGCGAGGTGTTTCCGCTGGCGCTGCCGGGCCGGCCGGTCGAAGCCTTCAGCGGCGAGACGCTGGCGGCGATCGCGGCGCGCGCGCGCTTTCGCGGGCCGGTCGTCGCCTATGTCAATGGCCGCCCGCGCCTGCGGAAAAACGGCGGCTGGGCGAAGCGGCTGCGCGCCCGCGACCGGCTGCTGTTTCGCGAGCTGCCGGCGGGGGGCGGCGGCGGCAAGAGCCTGCTGCGCATCGCGCTCAATATCGCGATCGTGCTGACCGCCGGCTGGGCGCTGGGGCCCGCCGGCCTCGGCCTGACCGGGCTCGCCTTTTCGGGCGCGCTGGCCGGTGTGCATATCGGCGCCTCGCTGCTGCTGAACGCGCTCTTGCCGATGCCCGGCCCGCAAGGATCGGGCTTTCGCGGCGCCGACAGTCCCTCGCCGACCTATTCGCTGTCGACCGCGCAGAACCGCGCGCGGCTCGGCGAGGTCAAGGCGCGGCTTTACGGCCGCCACATCCTGGTGCCCGATCTCGACGCCGCGCCCTATACCGAATTTTCCGGCAACGACCAGTATCTGATGCAGGTGCTGAATTGCGGTCTCGGCGACTACCAGGTCGAAAAGCTGCTGCTGGCCGACACCGATCTCTGGACCGACAGCGCAGGCGACACGGGCGCCTTCGAGGGCGTGACGCTGGAATTCTGCCCGCCCGGCACCCCCGTCACGCTCTTCCCGACACAGGTCGTCACCGCCGCCGAAGTGACCGGGCAGGAACTGACCGGCGCCAATGAGGACGGTGCCGCCGAAGCGGGCGGCGCCTGGTCCGGCTGGTTTGTCGCCAATGCCCCCGGCACGGAGGCCAATTACCTGGCCTTCGATTTCGAGTGGCGCGGCGGCGCCGGGCGGCTGACCGATGCCGGCGGCATCGCGGCGGTGGAGACGCGGCTCCGCATGGAGGCGCAGCCGATCGATGCGGCGGGCGACCCCGCCGGCGACGCGGTGCTGCTGAAGGAGGAGACCTACAGTTTCGCGACCTGGACCGCGCAACGGATCTCCGAGCGCTTCGCGGTTGCGGCCGGGCGCTGGCGGGTCCGCGCGCGGCGCATCGACGATGCCGGCCATGTCGCCGACAACCGCGTGCGCGACACCGTCAACTGGACGGGCCTGCGCGCCTACCTGAAAGGCGCGCCGGGATCGCTCGACTGCTATCGCATCGCGGTGCGGATGAAGGCCGGCAATCAATTGTCGGGCCTGTCGGCGCGGCTCTTCAAGACGATCCAGACGGCGAAGCTGCCGGTCTTTCTGGGCTATGACGAGGGCGGCGCCCCGCTCTGGAGCGCGCCCCAGGCGACGCGGAAAATCTCGGCGGCGGCGGGCGACCTGCTGCGCAACGATGAATATGGCGGCGAGCTTCCCGATACCCGCCTCGATCTCGACCGGCTGGCCGCGCTCGACGCGACATGGGAAGCGCGCGGCGACACTTTCGACGGCGTCTTCGACCGGCGCACGACGCTCTGGGCCGGTCTCGCCGACATTCTGCGCGTGGGCCGCGCCGAGCCGCAGATGCTGGGCGATGTCGTGACCTTTGTGCGCGACGAACCGCGCGAGACGGTGCGGGCGCTGTTCGGCCCGCAGAACATCGCCGCCGGCAGTTTCAATCTCGATTATGTGTTTGCCGACGAGGACACGCCCGACGATGTGATCGTGCGCTTTTTCGATGAGGCAACCTGGAAGCCGGCACAGGCCCGCGCCCAGGCCGGGGGGGGCGCCGGCACGAAACCGGCGCTGCTCGATTATTTCGGCATCGTCGATTACGAACAGGCCTGGCGCGAGGCCGCCTATCAGGCGGCGGCCAATCGCCGCCGCCGCGTCTTTCCGGGCTTCGCGGCGGGCCTCGAAGGGCGGCTGATCGCCCGCGGCGACGCGGTGCTGGTCGCACATCCGCTGCCGCAATGGGGGGGTGCGATCGAGGTCGAGGGCTGGTTTGCCGCGAGCCGGCTGCTGCGCCTCGACGAAGCGCCGGTGCTCGCCGAAGCCGGCAACTGGCTCTATCTGCGCCGCCGCAATGCGCGGCCCTGGGGCCCGGCGCGGGTAACGGCCGGACCTGGCCCGCGCCAGCTCGTGATCGACGAAGACGACCTCGCGGCGCTGGGCGACCCGTCTGCTTTTATTTCGACCGGCGGCGACCGCGACCGCACCATGGCGGTCGTCGGCCATGCGCCGGCAAGCGGCGAAGCCGGCAACCAGGGCGCGGCGATGCGCGCCATCGTGGTGTCGATGCTGGGCGGCGGCGGCGACCGCGTGCAGCTGGCGCTGGTCAATGACGATCCGGCGGTCTATGCGGCCGATGAAGGCGAGGCGCCGCCGCGCGAGACGGCCGCGCCGGTGCCGCTGGTGCCGGCAAAGCCGGCGCTGGGGCCGATCGTGCTCAGCCAGAATCTGGGTACGCGCTATGCGCCGCGCCTTGCGGCCTCGGTGCTGCCGGCGGCCGGCGCCGTCAACTATGTCTGGGAAATTTCCTACGACAATGTCAGCTGGGAAACGCTGAAGGAAGGCTCGAACGCGACGCAGTGGCAGGGCGATGTCGAAACGGGGCTGGTCTGGATCGCCGTCACCGCCTTCGGACAGGGCGGCGCGCGCACCAGGCAGGTCGCGCATCGCAACCTGACCGTCAGCGAGGAAGTCCCGGGGGAGGTGACGGCGGTCGACAAGACGCCCTTCGCGCAAAGCGCCTTTGTCGATTTCACGCTGCCGAAGGAAGCCGACGGCCGCACCGAGGAAGGCCTGCGCGGCGTGATGGCGCGCTATTCGGCGGCGAGCGGTTTCGATCCGGAAGACGGCGGCGCACTCGGCGAGACGGTCTTCACCGTGCGCAACGAGCCGGCAACGACCCGGCTGCTGGTGCCGCTGATCGCCGCGCCGACCTATGTCCGCGTCGCGGCCTATAACGCCTTCGGCGAGGCCGGCCTCAACTGGTCGAGCGAGATCTCGGTCTCGCCGCTGGCGCTGACGGCCGGCGATTTTTCCGAAGCGGTGCAGGAAGCGCTCGCCAATGCCGAGGCGGTGGGCGCGGAATATGTGGTAAGGATCGCCGACAACCGCGTCGTCGGCTTCGCGCTGACCGGCGGCGCGACGGTCGATCTCGGCTTCCTGGTCGACAAGCTGATGATCGCGCATCCGTCGATCGATGGCGGCACGCCCTTCCCGGCCTTTGTGGTCGAGGGCGGCGTCGTCACCATCAACGAGGCGAAGATCGGCGTGCTGACGGCCGACAAGCTGGCCGCCGCGCTGGCCGAATTCGGCACGCTGACGGCGCTGAAGTTCCATTCGCCGATCGGGCCGGGCGAGACGATCGACGACGCGCTGCTCGCGATCGATCTCGAAGCGCCCTACATCCGGATGAAGCTGCCGTCTTGA
- a CDS encoding DUF1833 family protein yields MSDLHSEALEEAYASAPAGVEGWETIEVRHPLLPAPARFVLDHGEKIGETEPDAAGHTQDIYGRMLRLEDGAPEDGGELVMFIATAFEVRRPSSEANRPPELAILLDNVPGDLMDVLGPAAASGEPASLTYREYLTDDPDTVHYRLAGLTLKRVAVTQLRIEGRVGFMDLFNRSFPNAEYTIEETPSLGV; encoded by the coding sequence ATGAGCGATCTCCATTCCGAAGCGCTGGAAGAGGCCTATGCCTCGGCGCCGGCGGGCGTCGAGGGTTGGGAGACGATCGAGGTGCGGCACCCGCTGCTGCCTGCGCCGGCGCGCTTCGTGCTCGATCACGGCGAGAAGATCGGCGAGACCGAGCCCGATGCGGCCGGCCATACGCAGGATATTTACGGCCGCATGCTGCGCCTCGAGGACGGCGCGCCGGAAGATGGCGGCGAACTTGTGATGTTCATCGCCACCGCCTTCGAGGTGCGCCGGCCCTCCTCGGAAGCCAACCGCCCGCCCGAACTGGCGATCCTGCTCGACAATGTGCCGGGCGATCTGATGGACGTGCTGGGGCCCGCGGCGGCGAGCGGCGAGCCGGCCTCGCTCACCTATCGGGAATATCTGACCGACGATCCCGACACCGTGCATTACCGCCTGGCCGGGCTGACGCTGAAGCGGGTCGCGGTGACGCAGCTGCGCATCGAGGGCCGGGTCGGTTTCATGGATCTCTTCAACCGGAGTTTTCCGAATGCCGAATACACGATCGAGGAAACGCCGAGTCTTGGAGTCTGA
- a CDS encoding phage tail tube protein yields MSGQTFGWDLEAYLGPESAFGLPAAEDSYRRVPFYTHGLSRNKAREDDPVLGMDLGRRPHESVEGLPDHGGPMSVPFDLGNLGLYLRAAMGVPVTAEDVEPEGEVPGDYTHVFKSRGLVLPSHTLIVRRRADRFDRHTGLMLNGLAGAVAREGGYRRLNLDWKGSNETILAASGAGTVQGALTVDRIMGFKGQIRKDASAMASVTAASWNFVNNLTGFDVPDQETVGGYDPGRPAFTGEVTARTTAAGDALYDLANAGTHFVLELVWSLAANRSLTFRAGRAVLEPSSSPVNGPDGQERSFRFRCDPDPDETDGAFLVATLKNHVASYGLA; encoded by the coding sequence ATGAGCGGACAGACATTCGGCTGGGATCTCGAGGCCTATCTCGGGCCTGAGAGCGCCTTCGGCCTGCCGGCGGCCGAGGATAGCTACCGGCGCGTGCCCTTCTATACGCATGGGCTGTCGCGCAACAAGGCGCGCGAGGACGATCCGGTGCTCGGCATGGATCTCGGCCGCCGCCCCCATGAAAGCGTCGAGGGCCTGCCCGATCATGGCGGGCCGATGTCGGTGCCGTTCGATCTCGGCAATCTTGGGCTCTACCTGCGCGCCGCCATGGGCGTGCCGGTGACGGCCGAGGATGTCGAACCGGAAGGCGAGGTGCCGGGCGACTATACCCATGTCTTCAAGTCGCGCGGGTTGGTGCTGCCCTCGCACACGCTGATCGTTCGCCGCCGCGCCGACCGCTTCGACCGCCATACCGGCCTGATGCTCAACGGCCTCGCCGGCGCCGTCGCGCGCGAGGGCGGCTATCGCCGGCTCAATCTCGACTGGAAAGGGTCGAACGAAACGATCCTCGCCGCCTCGGGCGCCGGCACGGTGCAGGGCGCGCTGACCGTCGACCGGATCATGGGGTTCAAGGGGCAGATCCGGAAGGACGCCTCGGCCATGGCCTCGGTGACGGCGGCGAGCTGGAACTTCGTCAACAACCTGACGGGTTTCGACGTGCCCGACCAGGAGACGGTGGGCGGCTACGATCCGGGCCGCCCGGCCTTCACCGGCGAGGTGACCGCGCGCACCACGGCGGCGGGCGATGCGCTGTATGACCTGGCCAATGCCGGCACGCATTTCGTGCTGGAGCTCGTCTGGTCGCTGGCCGCCAATCGCAGCCTCACCTTCCGCGCCGGCCGCGCCGTGCTCGAGCCCTCCTCGAGCCCCGTCAACGGCCCGGACGGGCAGGAGCGCAGCTTCCGCTTCCGCTGCGATCCCGATCCGGACGAAACGGACGGCGCCTTCCTGGTCGCGACGCTGAAAAATCACGTCGCGAGCTACGGGCTGGCGTGA
- a CDS encoding DUF6441 family protein: MRLKLAVDGDLVATMDDWKQKLRVAVTDSIDEVAEEARQKLKAQTDSAGLGKVSRTWRKKRYPSRPSLGAAAMIWSKAPEIVAAFDAGITIVPKMGRYLAIPTGFNRQGGRRASRGQRGQGGWAGVRVTPQEMIASGLAFVRPRGNGKPGLIWFLKVARAQRRSKAGRVSDLAYAGGLVQVGGRSRRRIKGALEAGAVPMFVLVPRVRLDKRLSVARVAHEASARLPRVLRHRIAKIGDAV, translated from the coding sequence ATGCGCCTGAAACTCGCGGTCGACGGCGATCTGGTCGCCACCATGGACGACTGGAAGCAGAAGCTTCGCGTCGCCGTCACCGACAGCATCGACGAAGTGGCCGAGGAAGCGCGGCAAAAGCTGAAGGCGCAGACCGACAGCGCCGGTCTCGGCAAGGTGTCCCGCACCTGGCGCAAGAAGCGCTATCCGTCGCGGCCTTCGCTCGGCGCGGCGGCGATGATCTGGTCGAAAGCGCCCGAAATCGTTGCCGCTTTCGACGCCGGCATCACCATCGTGCCGAAAATGGGGCGCTATCTCGCGATCCCGACCGGCTTCAACCGGCAAGGCGGGCGTCGCGCGTCGCGCGGCCAGCGCGGGCAAGGCGGCTGGGCCGGCGTGCGCGTCACGCCGCAGGAAATGATCGCCTCGGGGCTCGCTTTCGTCCGCCCGCGCGGCAATGGCAAGCCGGGCCTGATCTGGTTTCTGAAGGTTGCGCGCGCCCAGCGCCGCTCGAAGGCCGGGCGCGTCTCCGATCTCGCCTATGCCGGCGGGCTGGTGCAGGTCGGCGGGCGTTCGCGGCGCCGGATCAAGGGCGCGCTCGAGGCCGGCGCCGTGCCGATGTTCGTGCTCGTCCCGCGCGTGCGTCTCGACAAGCGCCTTTCGGTCGCGCGGGTCGCGCATGAGGCCTCGGCGCGGTTGCCGCGTGTGTTGAGACATCGCATCGCCAAGATTGGCGATGCTGTTTAG
- a CDS encoding major capsid protein, with protein MTDVFTTRQLVKLVEDLRRPRSFLLDRFFPEIQTFDTEVIDFDVLTGGRKLAPFVSPYVAGKPRKERGFVTKTFKPAYVKPKTPIKITGAFRRRPGERYAGELTPDMRHDLAVMEALEDHAEEVLRRKEWMAAGALDAGKYDVEGEDYPKVEVDFGRHTDLTVALTSGDRWGETGVKVMDTIESWAETVQGHSGAVVTDVVMDPKAWKLARKDEDFQKLLDNRRQASGNVELGPISLSREGARYVGNVGDFDFFVYQEIYEDEAGAPQKLLADHTVLMGGSDIEGVQAHGAIQDPQAGLAAMELFPKNWVENDPPLEFAMTQSAPLVIPSRPNASFRARVR; from the coding sequence ATGACCGATGTGTTCACAACGCGACAGCTTGTGAAGCTTGTCGAGGATCTGCGCCGCCCGCGGAGCTTTCTTCTCGACCGCTTCTTCCCCGAAATCCAGACCTTCGACACCGAGGTGATCGACTTCGACGTGCTGACCGGCGGGCGCAAGCTGGCGCCCTTCGTCTCGCCCTATGTCGCCGGCAAGCCGCGCAAGGAAAGGGGCTTCGTCACCAAGACGTTCAAACCCGCCTATGTGAAGCCGAAGACGCCGATCAAGATCACCGGCGCCTTCCGCCGCCGCCCCGGCGAGCGCTATGCCGGCGAGCTGACGCCGGACATGCGGCACGATCTCGCCGTCATGGAGGCGCTGGAGGATCATGCCGAGGAAGTGCTGCGGCGCAAGGAATGGATGGCGGCGGGCGCGCTTGACGCCGGCAAATACGATGTCGAGGGCGAGGACTATCCCAAGGTCGAGGTCGATTTCGGCCGGCACACCGATCTGACGGTGGCACTGACCTCGGGCGACCGCTGGGGCGAAACCGGCGTCAAGGTCATGGACACGATCGAGAGCTGGGCCGAGACGGTGCAGGGCCATTCCGGCGCCGTCGTCACGGATGTCGTGATGGACCCCAAGGCCTGGAAGCTCGCCCGCAAGGATGAGGACTTCCAGAAGCTGCTCGACAACCGGCGCCAGGCCAGCGGCAACGTCGAACTCGGGCCGATCTCGCTGTCGAGGGAAGGCGCGCGTTATGTCGGCAATGTCGGCGACTTCGATTTCTTCGTCTATCAGGAGATCTACGAAGACGAAGCCGGTGCGCCGCAAAAGCTGCTGGCCGATCATACGGTGCTGATGGGCGGCAGCGACATCGAGGGCGTGCAGGCGCATGGGGCGATCCAGGACCCGCAGGCCGGCCTCGCGGCGATGGAACTCTTCCCCAAGAACTGGGTCGAGAACGATCCGCCGCTGGAATTCGCCATGACGCAGTCGGCGCCGCTGGTGATCCCGTCGCGGCCCAATGCGAGCTTCCGCGCCCGCGTCCGCTGA
- a CDS encoding S49 family peptidase — protein sequence MKSGLLPMMMPQRFARSLPAALAVAADPAGHKLMQIGDAGGEARPYALAEGIAIIGVQGALIDKLGWWGSSYVTGYDALRWQLAGAHQDADVRGIALDVDSYGGMVAGCFDLCDFALAAKKASGKPVVAILSEEAYSAGYAVASTADSIAVPRTGGLGSIGVVTMHVDMSGWLEKVGDKITLLKAGEHKTDGNPYEALPDDVRVRVEAELEDLRQLFAATVVRNRAGAPRAPSLDQVLATEARTYSGPAQLAEALTLGLADAVLSPADAFAAFAAHVNAA from the coding sequence ATGAAATCCGGATTGCTGCCGATGATGATGCCGCAGCGCTTCGCACGCTCGCTGCCGGCGGCGCTGGCGGTCGCCGCTGACCCCGCCGGACACAAGCTGATGCAGATCGGCGACGCCGGGGGCGAAGCGCGGCCTTATGCGCTGGCCGAGGGCATTGCCATCATCGGCGTGCAGGGCGCACTGATCGACAAGCTCGGATGGTGGGGCAGCTCTTACGTCACTGGTTATGACGCCCTGCGCTGGCAGCTCGCCGGCGCACATCAAGACGCCGATGTCCGTGGCATTGCGCTCGATGTCGATTCCTATGGCGGCATGGTCGCCGGCTGTTTCGATCTCTGCGACTTCGCCCTTGCGGCCAAAAAGGCATCGGGCAAGCCCGTCGTCGCCATCCTCTCCGAGGAAGCCTACAGCGCAGGTTATGCGGTCGCCTCGACGGCGGACAGCATCGCCGTGCCGCGCACCGGCGGCCTCGGCTCGATCGGCGTCGTGACGATGCATGTCGACATGTCGGGCTGGCTCGAGAAGGTCGGCGACAAGATCACACTGCTGAAAGCCGGCGAGCACAAGACGGACGGCAATCCCTATGAAGCGCTGCCCGACGATGTGCGCGTGCGCGTCGAAGCCGAGCTGGAGGATCTGCGGCAGCTCTTTGCCGCGACGGTGGTGCGTAACCGCGCCGGCGCGCCCAGGGCGCCGTCGCTCGACCAGGTGCTGGCGACCGAAGCCCGCACCTATTCAGGCCCGGCGCAGCTTGCCGAGGCTCTCACCCTCGGCCTGGCGGACGCGGTCCTGTCGCCCGCCGATGCCTTCGCGGCCTTCGCCGCTCATGTCAACGCCGCGTAG